The Verrucomicrobiota bacterium nucleotide sequence CGACGTTCACAGGCACGCCCAGTTTCAACGCAGCCAGCGGCCCGCCGTTCAACGTGGGCAGTTCGAGTTTGGTCAGGAACTTGAATGCCGACCTGCTGGACGGTTTGGACTCGACCGCGTTCGTGCTCAAGGCCGGCGATACGATGACCGGCGGCCTGACGATTAACGCGTCAGGAGTTGACGCGCTGACAGCCACAGCGTCAGGGGTCAACGGCGTCAACGCAGTATCCACTTTCAATAACGGCAACGGCGTCATCGGCACGGCGGACATCGGCAGCGCCGCCTACGGAATCTGGGGGAAAAGTGCCAATGGTCAGGGGGGCCATTTCAACGGTGGCGCCTATGGGGTTTATGCCACGAGCACGGGCGGTCAGGCGGTGTATGCCAACTCCAGTTCCGGCTATGCTGGTCAGTTTGACGGGGCCGTGCGGATCAACTTCGCATCGCCCTTCAACAAACCACAACTGGAGGTCAGAGATCCTTCCGATTCCGGGTTCGCCCGGGTCCGGTTACAGACCGGCACGCGGCCGCTCTGGGACATCGCGGTTGGAACGGGCGTCAACACCACGAACACGCTTCGTTTCTTTAGCGATGGCAACGGCGATGTCGTAACCATTTCGCCACAAGGAACGCTCTCCACCAAAGTGCTGACCATCACTGGAGGCGCGGACATCGCCGAACCGTTCAAGATGTCCGAGGAAAATCTGCCCAAAGGCGCGGTGGTCGTCATTGATGAGGAAAATCCCGGACACCTGAAGCTTGGCACACAGCCCTACGACCGACACGTGGCGGGTGTCATCAGCGGCGCGGGTGGTATCAACACCGGACTGAATCTGCAGCAACACGGCGTCCTGGAGGGCGATCAGCCCGTAGCACTCTCCGGTCGCGTCTATGTCCAGGCCGACACTTCAAACGGCGCGATCAAGCCGGGCGATTTGCTGACGACATCCGACACGCCGGGTCACGCCATGAAAGTGACTGACCATGTTCTGGCGCAGGGAGCGATTCTCGGCAAGGCGATGACCGGATTGCCGGCGGGCAAAGGACTGGTCCTGGTGTTGGTCACGCTGCAATGACCTTCACGCACCCGGCGGAATTTTCAGAATCATGAATTCAATCTCTCTTTCGCCATGAAGATTCAAATAGTTAGCCCGCGCTCCACGCCAAAGAACAAGGTGTTGATCGTGGCGGGCCTTGCACTGTTGATTCATTGCCACACCGCCGCGGCGGTGGGCACGTGGACGCCGGTGGCCACCAATGCGCCGGCCGGGGGCGCCCACATGTTGTTGCTGTCTGACGGCACCGTCATGGTTCAGCACGCTGACGATACACTCCCCAACACCATGATCTGGTATCGGCTGACGCCGGGGAATCAAGGCGGTTACACCAACGGTAGTTGGACGACGATTGCGCCGAGCCACATGAGTCACGTGTTCTACGAATCGTTCGTGTTGCCGGACGGAAGAGTCGTGGTGGCCGGTGGTGAATATGGCACTGGAACAAATCACGCCGAGGTGTACGACCCGGTCGCCAACTTCTGGACAACGCCTCTGGCCTCGCCAGCGCCGATTATCCGCGACGGATGTTCCGAGTTGCTTCCAGACGGCAGATTGTTGGTGTTCCCGAACACCTACGTCTTCACTCCTCCATTTACGAATATGATCTACGATCCCACGGCCAACAGTTGGTCGCTTGGGTCGCCGTGCCTCGCCTCGCAGGACGAGGCCACCTGGATCAAGCTGCCCGACGACAGTATTTTGACAATTGATCGCAACGCCAACACGACCGAGCGGTACATCCCCGCGCTGAACCAGTGGATTGCAGATGCCCCGGTGCCGCCGAATTCACAAGTGTGGTCCAACGTTGAAATCGGAGCCGCTCTCCTCCTGCCCAACGGCAAGGCATTTTTCCTGGGTGCCAGCGGAAGAACCGCTCTCTACACTCCGTCGGGCACGACGAATGCGGGCACATGGGCATCCGGAGCCAACATTCCCAACGGGCTGGTAACCCAGGACGCCCCGGCCGCCATGCTGGCGAACGGCAAAATCCTGTGCGTCGTTCATACCTTTGGCAGCAACAACAGTGGGCCGTCGTATTTTTATGAATATGATTATGTCGCCAACTCGTTCACACAGGTCAACAGTCCCACCGGCGGTCTGACGGACAGCAAGGGCGCCAACCGCATCTCCCTCCTGGATCTGCCCGATGGAACCGTGTTGTTCAGCGACACGACCAGCCAGCTCCATGTTTACCAGCCGACCTGCTGTCCCCTGGCCGCCGGCAAACCGGTCATCAACACCATCAGCGCCAACGCCGACGGCTCGTATCTTCTGACGGGCACTGGCCTGAACGGAATCTCCGCCGGCGCCGCGTACGGCGACAACGCGCAGATGAACAGCAATTATCCGCTCGTGCGACTGACCGACGGCAGCGGCAACGTTTATTACGCGCGCACTTACAACTGGTCCAGCACCGGCGTGATGACTGGCAACCGCGTCGTCAGCACGAGATTCGCGCTGCCCGCCGCCGTGTTTCAGGGCGGAGGTGGCACCTTTTCGCTGGTCGCAGTAGCCAACGGCATCAGTTCGGATCCGGTTTCATTTGCCGGACCCGTCTGGGTTGATTTCAATTACAGCGGCTTTTTCCAGTTCGGCACTTACGACTTTCCTTTCAGCACGCTCGCTCAAGGAACAAATGCAGTTTCTTCCGGCGGTTCAATTCTGATCAAAGGAAACGGCACCAGCTCTGAAACGCTTACGATCAAGAAATCTTTGACAATTGTGGCTATCGGCGGCCCGGCAACAGTCGGCAAGCAATGAAACGCAAACGCCAAATGCTTCGATGGTTAGTACGACTGAAAGAACCAACCGCTGTCAGCATCGTGCGCCGCGCTTGCGTGTTTTCTTTCATTGCGATGGTTTTTTTCACGGTGAGAACGCTCGGCGCGCCAACGACAGAGGATTTCGCCAAGCTTGCGAGCCAGGTCGTCCCGGCACAAGCCCGCTCCGCGGCCGCGGTGCCCCCGGCGACAGTTCCCGCAAGCTTCTCAATCTCACCGCGGGGATTCTTGAAGTCCATCAGCGCGCCGCCTTCATACCATTTTCCGGCGCAACCTGGGGCAGCGGCCCAACCACCGTCAGCCATCGCACGCGATTTCCTGCTGACCAACGGATCGTTGTTTGGCGTGTCGCCGCTGGCGATTGACTTTCGCGAGGAGCGCGCGCGACAAAGCACCGCCCGTCAATACGTGCGGTTGCAGGAGTTGTATCACGGCATCCCTGTCGTGGCCGCAGAAGCGGTCGTGCAACTCAATTTGCAGAACGAGGTGGAAGCTGTGCTCGGCGATTTCGAGCCGGAGGATTCGCTTGCCAACAACGGGCGCACTGAGACGCAACCGCGACTGTCAGCCGACGCCGCGGTTGCGAAGGCAAAGGAAGCATTCATCGCGCAAGCTGCGCCCACGCAAATCCAGACCAGCACGCCGCAGCTTGCAATCTTCGCGCCGGCAGTGCTCGACGAATCCGGCGAATCTCAACTCGTGTGGGACCTGGAAGTTTCCGCCACCGCGCCGAAGAAATTCCGCTATCGAGTTTTGGTGGACGCGGCGCGCGGGGACATTGTGCGCCTGTGGACTTTGACGCCATCCGCTTTGTATCGCCAAATTCTTCAGTACTCCATCGTCTCCATGAGTACCAACAGTTGTAGCTCGAGCGAGTCGCTCGTGCGGCTTGAAGGCCAGCCGCCCTCCGGCATCGCCGATGCAGACAGCGCGTACACGTACTTGGGCGACACCTACAATTTCTACCTCGTGAATCATGGGCGGGACGGCTTCGACGGTTTGGGAGCAACCAACCGCGCGGTCGTCACCTACTGCCAGAGCTGCCTTCAATGCCCTTGGAACAATGCGGAAGCAGACTCGTTTGATCGGGAACTGCATTTCGGCGACGGCTGGGCTGTGGACGACATCGTCGCACATGAATTCACTCATCTGGTGACAGCCTCGGAATCCGGATTGATTTATACCAACGCCTCCGGCGCCATCAACGAATCGTTCTCCGATGTGTGGGGTGAGTTTGTTGATTTGACCAACGGTCACGGGGCGGACACACCAGACGTTCGCTGGCTCATCGGCGAGGAGTTGGCGCTCGCGACGCTGCGCAGTATGAAAAACCCGCCTCAATACAACAATCCGGATCGCCTCGGCAGCCCGCTTTACCAACCACCGAGCAACACCTACGACAATGGCGGCGTTCACGAGAACAGCGGCGTTAACAACAAACTCTGCTATCTGCTGACCGACGGCGATGCGTTCAACGGACAGTCAGTTTACGGCATGGGCATCACCCGGATAGCGGATTTGTATTATGAAGTGCAGGTCAATCTGCTCACCTCGGGTGCCGGCTGGACTGAGCTGTATCAGGCGCTCCGTCAGGCTGCCATCAACCTGGGATGGAATTATTCCGATCGTTTGAACCTGTATCACGCGTGCGCCGCGGTCGAAATTGCCGGGCCGGGCGCGAACCTTTACGTTGACAAATCCAGCACCTGCCCAAATCCGGCAGGCCTGGCGTCTTGCGTCTTCCCAGGCATTGGCCCGTACCTCACGGTGAGCCAGGGCTTGAATGCCGCCGGCCCAGCCGACGTTGTTCATGTGCGAACCGGCAACTACAACGAGCCAATGACCATCAACCAACTCGTGACTATCCGGGCTGAGAGCGGGCCGGTATCCATCGGCAAGCCCTGAAACGCATAGGTCGTTCCATGAGCTAGTCGGTCAGCTTCCGCGCATTTCACTCGACTTCACTGCCCTGCTTTGAAACCTTTTGCACCCGTGGTTGCATACCGAAAAACCAGCCTCAAGCCTAAACGAGTGCTCCTGATCAACGCCGTCAAATGGTCGGACGCATACTCGAAGGACAATCCTTGCTGCGATGTCGGACACTGGTTTGGTCGCTGGCTCAAACATCTTCCAGCCGTTTCGCAAACCGTCGTCGATGCTGAAGATGAATTCATGGAGACCGTCCGGAACGAAACCGATGGCGTCATCATCAGCGGCTCGCCGCGCGACGCCTGGAACGACGATCCGGTAAATGAAAAACTTTGTAACCTCATCCATGAATGCGCCGAGCGAAAGATTCCGGTGCTGGGCGTTTGTTATGGGCATCAGGTGATGGGTCGCGCGCTCGGCGGCCAAGTCGGACGCCATCCGCAAGGATTGGAACTGGGCAACACGCCGATCGACCTCACGCCTGCCGGTGCGGACTTTCCGCTCTTCGCCGGTTTTCCAAAACGATTCGATGTGCTCAACAGCCACGCAGACGCGGTGCTGACGTTGCCGCCGCAATGTGAGTTGCTGGCGACCGGACGCTTCACCGAGGTCCAGGCTTTCCAACAAAACGGGTTGTTGATGGGCGTCCAGTTTCATCCGGAAAGCGACCCCGACACAATGCGATTCATCTGGAGCGGCCGGCTCGAAGCCTGGCGGAAAAAAGTCAGCTTCGATCTCGATCAACGCCTTGCTTCCCTGCGACCCGCGCCGCAAGCCACGAAAGTTCTGGAAAATTTTGTTAACCACTTCATCCCATGAGCCAACCACTCATCACTTTTTCTTTTCCAACCACAACGCTCTTCGGCGTCGGCGCCATCGCGGAGCTTTCCTCGCGCCTCCGCCAGATGAACGTCACTCGCCCGCTCGTCGTCACTGATCCTGGCGTGGTGCAAACGGAAGCGTTCAATCTGTTGAAACACACGTTGGGTGAGAAGGCGCAGGGCCAATCCTGGTTTCTCTTCAGCGGCGTGCATCCGAATCCGGTGGAGAATGATGTAGTGGAAGGCGCGGCGGCATATCGAGACGCGAGTTGTGATGGTGTGATTGCGTTCGGCGGTGGCAGCGCGCTTGATGTTGGCAAGGCAGTCCGTTTGTTGGTCAAGCGACCCGACCTCAAGCTAGAAAAGTTCAACTATCAGGACGATTGGAACAATCTCGCGCCGTGCGTTTGCATTCCGACAACGGCGGGAACTGGCAGTGAGGTTGGACGGAGTTCCGTGATTACGATGTCCGCCACCAAACGCAAGGCGGTTTTGTTCCACCCAGCGTTGCTCGCGAAGCTGGTCATTCTCGATCCGGAATTGACGCGTGGACTGCCACCCAAGTTGACGGCGGCGACTGGCGCTGATGCGTTGACACATTGCATCGAATCGTTCACCTGTCCCGTGTTTCATCCGATGTGCGACGGCGTCGCGCTGGAAGGAATCCATTTGATCATGGACGCCCTTCCGCGCGCCTATCGCGACGGCAACGATCTCGATGCGCGCGGCAAAATGCTCGTAGCGGCGGCGATGGGCGCAGTAGCTTTTCAGAAGGATTTGGGCGTTGTCCACTCGCTGGCGCACCCGCTGTCCACGATATGCGGAATGCATCATGGGCTGGCGAATGCGCTTTGCCTTGTCGCCGGCATGACGTTCTGCGCGGAGCGCAAGCCAGGGCTTTATCGCCGCGTCGGAATCGCGTGCGGGTTGGACGTCGTCAAGAGCAGCGATGCCGAAGCAGATCGAGCGACGATTGAGTTCATTAAGAAATTCCTCGCCGGTATTGGCCTCGACGCGCGATTGCGTGACCACGGGGTGAAGGCGGAACAACTTGACGCGCTTGTAGCTCAGGCGGTGGACGATCCCTGCCACAAGACAAATGCAGTGCCAGTGACCGCGAAGGACTTCCGTCAGCTCTATGAGCAAGTGCTGTGAAGCAAGGCGCGGCTGAACTTGACCTGAACCGCACCGGCAGCGTATCACATTCCGCACAATGAATGTTCCGACGCAGCTTTTTCTCGATGGTAGTTACCAGAATTCCGCCTCTGGTCGGCGCACGACGTTGGTCAACCCCGCCACCGAACAAACCTTCACCGAGGTCGCCGCTGCTGATCTGGGCGATCTTAATGCCGCCGTGGAATCCGCCCAGCGCGCTTGGGAATCCGGTTGGCGCGACCTTGCGCCCGGCAAACGAACTGAAATTCTTTTCAACGTCGCCCGCAAGCTGCGGGAAAATCTGGAGGAGATCGCGCAGTTGGAGACATTGAACATTGGCAAGCCAATCTCTGACGCTCGCGATGAAGCCGGATTGGGTGCGCGAGTGTTTGAATTTTACGCCGGTGCCGTGACCAAGTTCTACGGGCAGACCATTCCCGTGTCGCGCGGCGGATTTGATTTTACTTTGCATCAGCCGATGGGCGTGATCGCGGCAATCGTGCCTTGGAACTTTCCCTTCCCCATCGGTTCTTGGAAGGTTGCGCCGGCACTGGCGGCGGGTAACTGCGTCGTGCTCAAGCCCGCCTCACTTTCTCCGCTCACGGCGCTCAAGCTCGGCGAACTGGCTCATGCCGCCGGTTTGCCACCGGGCGTGTTGCAGGTTCTGCCGGGCAGCGGCTCGACCATCGGCGACGCGCTCGTCACTCATCCGTTGATTCGCAAGGTTTCGTTCACCGGCTCGACGGAGATCGGCCGCCGCGTCATGGAACTAGCTTCGCGCGATCTCAAGCGCATCTCGCTCGAACTCGGCGGCAAGTCGCCCAACATCGTTTTTGCCGACGCCGATTGGCAGCGTGCTGCCGAAAGCTCGCCGATGAGTGTGTTCGCCAACACAGGGCAGGATTGTTGTGCACGCAGCCGCATGTTTGTGGAGCGAAGCATCTACGATCCCTTCGTGGAAGCATTCGTCGCCGCCACACGAAAGCTGAAGGTTGGTGATCCCGCCAAGCCCGAAACGCAACTCGGTCCGCTCGTTTCCGCGGGACAACGAACAACCGTGGAAGAGTTTCTTGTCGATGCCCGCAAACACGGCAGCCAGTTCGCCTGCGGCGGAGCGCGGCCAAATTCCAAAGGTTACTACCTTGAACCAACAGTGTTGCTCGACGTGGGCAAGACCGACCGTTGCTGGCACGAGGAGATTTTTGGTCCCGTGGTTTGCATCACACCATTCGATGACGAGACGCAGATGCTGCAAGAAGTGAATGCGTCGCCCTACGGTTTGAGCGGATCGCTTTGGACGAATGATCTGCGCCGTGCGTTGCGCGTAAGTCGCGCGGTCCAGAGCGGCGTATTGAGCGTGAACTCGCACAGCAGCGTCCACGTCGAAGCGCCGTTCGGCGGATTCAAGACCAGCGGCATCGGTCGCGATCTCGGCATGAACGCGATGGAGGGTTACACGGAATTGAAAAATGTTTACGTGGGGGAATGATACGTGAAACGTGAAACGTGAGGAGTGAGTCATGAACTTTAGCCAGTGGGAACAGACGGTGGCGGCAGAGATTAAGGGCGATTCCGTGTGGAAATCGGAGGCGTACCGACTGGCGCTGTTCGCGGCGGATTTGGGGTGGAGTGATGCAACCAAGCTCTTGAGCGATAAGCGAACCATCAGTCTGGCCGACCAGCTTTATCGTTCAGTAGGAGCTGTCAGCGCAGATTTGGAGGAAGGCTATTCGCGAGGCACGGGTAGAGATCGGGCACGGTTCTATGAGTACGGTCTTGGCTCGGCGCGTGAATCCAGAGGATGGTATTTCAAAGGACGCCATGTGCTCGGCCAGGAAGTGGCCGAGCACCGAATGCGGTTGTTTACTCAGATCATCAAACTTCTTCTGACCATGGTGCCAGATCAACGTGGACAAACTTTACACGAGGAATCTCCGCAGTACCCTTCCGTTCCGAAATTACCATCCTCGGATGGTGCGGAAAAAGGTGACGAACTGCTAGAGATTATTCCCATGCCCTGAGCCAATCTAACCTCTCACGTTTTACGCATCACATTTCACGTATTATGAACCTTCAGACTCTCAAATTCAAAATCAAAAGCGGCACGATTGACACGGTGATCGTTGCCTGCCCCGATGTCTTTGGCCGTCTGGTGGGCAAACGATTCACCGGACAATTCTTTCGCGACCATGTCGTGAAAAGCAGCACACACGGCTGCAATTACTTGCTGACGGTCAATATCGAAATGGACCCGATGGATGGCTTCAAGCTGGCCAACTGGGACAAAGGCTTCGGCGATTTCGAGATGCGGCCCGACATGTCCACGTTGCGCGTGCTCCCCTGGCAACTGGGCACCGCGCTGGTCCTGTGCGATTTCCTCCATCACGACGGCAAGTTCGTGGCGGAAGCGCCGCGCTCAGTGTTGCGACGGCAGCTTGACGCCATTTCAAAGAGGAAGCTCACTTGTTACATCGCCGGCGAACTGGAGTTCTTCCTGTTCAACACTTCCTACCACGATGCGTTCGCTTCGCATTATCAAATCCTGCCGCCGTCGAGTGATTATCGAATTGATTATCACATCCAGCAGCCGACGCAGGACGAGCCGATCATGCGCGCGGTTCGCAATCAAATGGCCGTTGCCCGCGTGCCGGTGGAATCGAGCAAGGGCGAATGGGGACGAGGTCAACACGAGATCAATTTCATTTACGACCAGCCGCTGCCGATGGCCGACATGCACGTGGTCTTCAAGCACGGCGTCAAGGAAATCGCCCAACAACACGGAAAGGCCGTGACGTTCATGCCCAAGTATTCCGCGCAGGACGCCGGCAACAGTTGTCACATCCACGTCAGCCTCTGGCAGGGCGGCAAAAATCTTTTCTGGGACGACAAACGCGGCGCTGGCTCGAAATTCTACCGCCAGTTTCTTGGCGGGCTGATGAAATATTCGCCGGAGCTTTGTTACTTCTTTGCGCCAACGATCAACGCCTACAAACGCTACCAATCGGCCAGTTGGGCGCCCACCAAGATGGCCTGGGCGCATGACAATCGCACCGTGGGCTTTCGCGTCGTCGGCCACGGCAATTCGTTCCGCATCGAGAACCGCATGCCGGGCGCCGACGCAAATCCATACCTGGCGTTTGCGGCCACCTTGGTCGCCGGCATGGCCGGTGTGGCGGAAGGATTGGATTGCGGCGAGGTCTATGAAGGAAACGCGTACATCGATCCCAAACTAAAAAGTCTGCCGAAATCTTTGCGCGATGCGACCGACCTTCTGGATCGCAGTCGAGTCGCGCGGGCGGCGCTGAGTGATGAGGTGGTCGATTTTTACGTCCACACGGCGCGGTTGGAGGCCCAGGCCTTTAACGACGCGGTCACGGATTGGGAACGTATCCGATATTTTGAACGGATTTAGGTGGAGGAACGGAGGGGCGGCGCTCGACCAATGTTGTCGCTAATCATAACCAAATCCTTCTGCTTGTCGAACCTCGACCCGACCGTTCTTGGTCAAGGAAATTCCGAGGGTGGCACCGGCGTTCAGATCAATCTGCTTCGACCAACTAATCCGCTTGCTGGGCATCGTGAAGGTCACGATTGGATGGACTGAAGTAGCTGAGACAGTTGAAGCCTCTGCGAATCCGAGCACTGCTCTGGTTTTCGGCCTGCCTCTGTAAACCTCCCTTCCATCAACCGCGATGACTGCCTCGCGGCCTTGATAAAAACCTTCCTGTAAGTGAATGACGAGGCTGTTCGTTGCGCCCGGCAGAATCGGTACGGCAGGGCGAACCGCGGGCTCTCTCCTGCACCCCGTAAGAGCGAAAAGCCCCACTAAAAAGCCAATGCTTATGTGATGTAATCTCCTGGTGTATGGGTCGGCGTGACAGAAATAAGGCCGGGGTTTGCAGTTAATCAGTATTGTCATAACGGGGCGACGCCTCTCGTTTCATACTCATCTCGCTTCATTAAACTTCACTCTTGCGGGCGTGCAAGCTTGGGTGGCAGCGTCGGAAAAATTGGGTACGGTTGCCACTCAGGAAGCTTTGGCTCGAGCTTCGGCGACAGAGGAGCGCCAGCAACAGGGGAAGCAACTATCTGGAGAGGCGGCTTACTCGCCAACGCCCGCTGCTGCTCGACAGTGGGAACGAAAAAGATACAGCAAACGGTGAATCCGACGCAAAAGCCTACACAGGCGAATAAAACCGATTTGAGATTCGCTTTCATACTTTGTTTGACGGTGAATGTGATATAATGCTCCCCTGCCAACTACCGAGGTAAACGACCCCTGCCACCCAACGTTGAGCGGAGAAGCGGCGCGGCGCTGGGCGATGACGTGGTCGATTTCTACGTCCACACGGCGCGGTGGGAAGCGCAAGCGTTCAATGATGAGGTGACGGATTGGGAACGCATTCGATATTTCGAACGGATTTAAGCACACAAGGAGTCTGTGCAAAAATCCGGGGGAATTGGGACGCCTTCGGGCACCGCCCCGCGCGCGTAGCGCAGCCGTCCTCGGCTGCGGGTTCGCGGGGCGTCCGCGCCCCGTGGACCGGGCTTGGCCGCGAGACGCGGCCAGAACCCGCAGGCGGGGACGCCTGCGCTACGGGGGCAGTGCCCGGATGCACCCGGCGGAATTGCGAAGCGGAATGCGAACTTGCAAACACGGCACAAAGAACTTAGTGTCCGAACGTGACAACCAGCATTGAGGCCATTTACCAAAACGGCAAAATACTACTGCCGCGACCGCTGTCGTTGCCTGAAAAATCTCCGGTGCGCGTGACGATCGAATCGGGCGACACCGAGCGCGAGGCCTGGCTGAAGCTTTCCGAGGAATCCTTGACCAGGATATGGGACAACGCGGACGACGATGTCTTCAATGAACTGCTCTTGAAATGAGGTCGTTCTCCTGCCGGACATTGCGCATTGCCAGGCAGACAGAAAGGGTTAAAATATTCCCATGAGCGTTACGCTGGAAATTCCGGATGACTTTGCGCAGCGGCTGCAAACCGAACCTGATGCGGCCGAAGCACAGTTGCGCCTTGAACTGGCCATCGCTTTGTATCGTCAAGGCCAACTGCCGCCGGGTCGCGCTGCGGAGTTGGCAGGTATGAATCGTTGGACATTCGAGGACCTCCTCCGGCAGCGCCAAGTTCCCATGCCCTACTCGTTGAGCGACCTCGACCACGACAGTGCTTATGCCAGCGGTCGTCGTTGACTCCTCTGTGAACTCGGACGGGTCCTCGGCTTGTCTTTCATCCTGCAACCCGGCGAGACGCAAGCGCTGGCCTTGGCCTTGGAGCTGCCCAATTCGCTGTTGTTGGTGGATGACGCCCAAGGTTGCCGGGCCGCCCAGGCGTTGGGAATTGCTTACACCGGAACGCTTGGCGTCCTGCTTCGGGCCAAGGCAGAGAGCAAAATCGCCGCACTCCGTCCGGTGTTGGAATTGCTGAAACAAAGAACGACCTATTGGCTCAGTGCGGCGGTCTATGAAGCGGCGCTCGCACAGGCAAATGAATCGTAGCAAAGGAGTTGATTTTTGGAAAAAAACCTATCTCACTTCTCGGAAGACGCGCAGCTACACAAGTGGGTGGAAGCATCTCCGATCCTGCGCAAAGCGCCGCGCGAACAAATCCATCCGAAGAGAATCCAGGCAAACCTATAATCCAGGGAGTCTGTAGAACCGTTCGTCTTCTGCCTATGTGGCCGTTTCATTGCTCGAACCCGGCAAGCCCGTCAGGTTTGAAGTGGTTGGCTCGGCGAACAGTCGGCGGTGGTTTGGGAATTATCTTGCGCGGGCGGCGCTGGGCAATGACGTGGTCGATTTTTGCGTCCACACGGCGCGGTTGGAAGCGCAGGCGTTCAACGACGCGGTGACGGATTG carries:
- a CDS encoding M4 family metallopeptidase, with the translated sequence MKRKRQMLRWLVRLKEPTAVSIVRRACVFSFIAMVFFTVRTLGAPTTEDFAKLASQVVPAQARSAAAVPPATVPASFSISPRGFLKSISAPPSYHFPAQPGAAAQPPSAIARDFLLTNGSLFGVSPLAIDFREERARQSTARQYVRLQELYHGIPVVAAEAVVQLNLQNEVEAVLGDFEPEDSLANNGRTETQPRLSADAAVAKAKEAFIAQAAPTQIQTSTPQLAIFAPAVLDESGESQLVWDLEVSATAPKKFRYRVLVDAARGDIVRLWTLTPSALYRQILQYSIVSMSTNSCSSSESLVRLEGQPPSGIADADSAYTYLGDTYNFYLVNHGRDGFDGLGATNRAVVTYCQSCLQCPWNNAEADSFDRELHFGDGWAVDDIVAHEFTHLVTASESGLIYTNASGAINESFSDVWGEFVDLTNGHGADTPDVRWLIGEELALATLRSMKNPPQYNNPDRLGSPLYQPPSNTYDNGGVHENSGVNNKLCYLLTDGDAFNGQSVYGMGITRIADLYYEVQVNLLTSGAGWTELYQALRQAAINLGWNYSDRLNLYHACAAVEIAGPGANLYVDKSSTCPNPAGLASCVFPGIGPYLTVSQGLNAAGPADVVHVRTGNYNEPMTINQLVTIRAESGPVSIGKP
- a CDS encoding type 1 glutamine amidotransferase codes for the protein MVAYRKTSLKPKRVLLINAVKWSDAYSKDNPCCDVGHWFGRWLKHLPAVSQTVVDAEDEFMETVRNETDGVIISGSPRDAWNDDPVNEKLCNLIHECAERKIPVLGVCYGHQVMGRALGGQVGRHPQGLELGNTPIDLTPAGADFPLFAGFPKRFDVLNSHADAVLTLPPQCELLATGRFTEVQAFQQNGLLMGVQFHPESDPDTMRFIWSGRLEAWRKKVSFDLDQRLASLRPAPQATKVLENFVNHFIP
- a CDS encoding antitoxin family protein; its protein translation is MTTSIEAIYQNGKILLPRPLSLPEKSPVRVTIESGDTEREAWLKLSEESLTRIWDNADDDVFNELLLK
- a CDS encoding aldehyde dehydrogenase; the protein is MNVPTQLFLDGSYQNSASGRRTTLVNPATEQTFTEVAAADLGDLNAAVESAQRAWESGWRDLAPGKRTEILFNVARKLRENLEEIAQLETLNIGKPISDARDEAGLGARVFEFYAGAVTKFYGQTIPVSRGGFDFTLHQPMGVIAAIVPWNFPFPIGSWKVAPALAAGNCVVLKPASLSPLTALKLGELAHAAGLPPGVLQVLPGSGSTIGDALVTHPLIRKVSFTGSTEIGRRVMELASRDLKRISLELGGKSPNIVFADADWQRAAESSPMSVFANTGQDCCARSRMFVERSIYDPFVEAFVAATRKLKVGDPAKPETQLGPLVSAGQRTTVEEFLVDARKHGSQFACGGARPNSKGYYLEPTVLLDVGKTDRCWHEEIFGPVVCITPFDDETQMLQEVNASPYGLSGSLWTNDLRRALRVSRAVQSGVLSVNSHSSVHVEAPFGGFKTSGIGRDLGMNAMEGYTELKNVYVGE
- a CDS encoding UPF0175 family protein — protein: MSVTLEIPDDFAQRLQTEPDAAEAQLRLELAIALYRQGQLPPGRAAELAGMNRWTFEDLLRQRQVPMPYSLSDLDHDSAYASGRR
- a CDS encoding iron-containing alcohol dehydrogenase, yielding MSQPLITFSFPTTTLFGVGAIAELSSRLRQMNVTRPLVVTDPGVVQTEAFNLLKHTLGEKAQGQSWFLFSGVHPNPVENDVVEGAAAYRDASCDGVIAFGGGSALDVGKAVRLLVKRPDLKLEKFNYQDDWNNLAPCVCIPTTAGTGSEVGRSSVITMSATKRKAVLFHPALLAKLVILDPELTRGLPPKLTAATGADALTHCIESFTCPVFHPMCDGVALEGIHLIMDALPRAYRDGNDLDARGKMLVAAAMGAVAFQKDLGVVHSLAHPLSTICGMHHGLANALCLVAGMTFCAERKPGLYRRVGIACGLDVVKSSDAEADRATIEFIKKFLAGIGLDARLRDHGVKAEQLDALVAQAVDDPCHKTNAVPVTAKDFRQLYEQVL
- a CDS encoding four helix bundle protein, which codes for MNFSQWEQTVAAEIKGDSVWKSEAYRLALFAADLGWSDATKLLSDKRTISLADQLYRSVGAVSADLEEGYSRGTGRDRARFYEYGLGSARESRGWYFKGRHVLGQEVAEHRMRLFTQIIKLLLTMVPDQRGQTLHEESPQYPSVPKLPSSDGAEKGDELLEIIPMP
- a CDS encoding DUF3368 domain-containing protein, with the protein product MSFILQPGETQALALALELPNSLLLVDDAQGCRAAQALGIAYTGTLGVLLRAKAESKIAALRPVLELLKQRTTYWLSAAVYEAALAQANES
- a CDS encoding glutamine synthetase gives rise to the protein MNLQTLKFKIKSGTIDTVIVACPDVFGRLVGKRFTGQFFRDHVVKSSTHGCNYLLTVNIEMDPMDGFKLANWDKGFGDFEMRPDMSTLRVLPWQLGTALVLCDFLHHDGKFVAEAPRSVLRRQLDAISKRKLTCYIAGELEFFLFNTSYHDAFASHYQILPPSSDYRIDYHIQQPTQDEPIMRAVRNQMAVARVPVESSKGEWGRGQHEINFIYDQPLPMADMHVVFKHGVKEIAQQHGKAVTFMPKYSAQDAGNSCHIHVSLWQGGKNLFWDDKRGAGSKFYRQFLGGLMKYSPELCYFFAPTINAYKRYQSASWAPTKMAWAHDNRTVGFRVVGHGNSFRIENRMPGADANPYLAFAATLVAGMAGVAEGLDCGEVYEGNAYIDPKLKSLPKSLRDATDLLDRSRVARAALSDEVVDFYVHTARLEAQAFNDAVTDWERIRYFERI